One genomic window of Saccopteryx bilineata isolate mSacBil1 chromosome 4, mSacBil1_pri_phased_curated, whole genome shotgun sequence includes the following:
- the DISP2 gene encoding protein dispatched homolog 2 produces the protein MDGGSCSSSSGPARGPVAEREQRTEGESVAPDGSSPDRSQSKAVAPEASPERSSSLHSCPLEDPSSSSGHPPATSTLQPGDPSSPLAPANFTYARAPQECQGGSSLPGLGDRAALCSHGSSLSPSPAPSQHDRAWKPPSVQHHVVSIRQEQAFRMPKSYSQLIAEWPVAVLLLCLAVIVLCTLAGLLGGHLPDFSKPLLGFEPRDTDIGRKLVVWRALQTLTGPRKLLSLSPDLELNSSNTHTTLSPASWSSAQKSMVWPQRMVKPLEERGQESFFCGPPEKSYAQLVFMSTSAGSLWNLHAIHSMCRMEQDQIRSHTHFGALCQRTATNECCPSWSLGNYVAVLSNRSSCLDTTQADAAHTLALLRACALYYHRGVLVPSCLGPGQDKPPRCAQVPTKCSQSSAIYQLLHFLLDRDFLSPQTADYQVPSLKYSLLFLPTPKGASMMGIYLDRLATPWGLSDNYTSITGMDLGLKQELLRHYLAQDTVYPLLALAAIFLSIALYLRSLFLTLMVLLGLLGSLLVAFFLYRIAFRMAYFPFVNLAALVLLSSVCTNHTLIFFDLWRLSKSQLPSAGLAQRVGRTMHHFGYLLLVSGLTTSAAFYASYLSRLPAVRCFALYMGTAVLAHLALTLAWLPSSAVLHERYLARGCAARAQGLWAGSAPRRLALALHRRLRGLRRAAAGTSRLLFQRLLPCGVIKFRYIWICWFAALAAGGAYIAGVSPRLRLPTLPPPRGQVFRPSHPFERFDAEYRQQFLFERLPEGEGSHLPVILVWGILPVDTGDPLDPRSNSSLVSDPAFSASSPEAQRWLLALCHGARNQSFFGAQPEGWPTLCFMEALQHWMESPSCARLGPSLCCGHSGFPWAPQFFLHCLKMMTLEQGPNSTWDLGPRFNTQGSLTALVLQFQTNFQYSPDYSQAHHFYTEVSLWLTAELGTAPPGLRQGWFTSHLELYSLQHSLSTEPALVLGLALALAFATLLLGTWNVPLSLFSVAAVAGTVLLTVGLLVLLEWQLNTAEALFLSASVGLSVDFTVNYCISYHLCPHPDRLSRVAFSLRQTSCATAVGAAALFAAGVLMLPATVLLYRKLGIVLMMVKCVSCGFASFFFQSLCCFFGPEKNCGQILWPCAHLPWDAGTGKPGGEKAGRPRPGPVGGPPGSSSEQYELQPLARRRSPSFDTSTATSKLSHRPSVLSEDLQLHDGPCCPRPPLASASPRELFLDHQAVFSQCPALQTSSPYKQAGPSPKSQAKQDSQGQKAEPVQASPESPAHTPKPKAAELPDCLCSSASTLEGLSVSDETCLSTSEPSARVPDSMGASPEDLDETEQSVPGRGQLNGKRDTLWLALKETVYDPSLPASHQSSSSWKGRGGAGDGSPVVLPNSQPDLPDVWLRRPSTHTSGYSS, from the exons GTCCCAGAGCAAGGCTGTGGCCCCTGAGGCAAGCCCAGAAAGAAGCTCCTCCCTCCACAGCTGCCCCCTTGAGGACCCTTCCAGTTCTTCAGGACATCCACCAGCAACTTCCACCCTCCAGCCTGGGGACCCCTCCAGCCCCTTGGCCCCTGCCAACTTCACTTATGCCCGGGCACCACAGGAATGCCAGGGGGGCAGTTCCCTGCCAGGCCTTGGGGACCGGGCTGCTTTGTGCTCCCATGGTTCCAGCCTCAGCCCTTCTCCAGCACCCTCACAGCATGATCGGGCCTGGAAGCCACCATCTGTGCAGCACCATGTGGTCAGCATCAG GCAGGAACAGGCCTTCCGGATGCCGAAGAG cTATTCCCAGCTGATTGCTGAGTGGCCAGTGGCAGTGCTCCTGCTGTGTCTAGCTGTTATTGTTCTCTGTACCCTGGCTGGACTCTTGGGGGGCCACCTGCCTGATTTCTCCAAGCCCTTGCTG GGCTTTGAGCCTCGGGACACAGACATTGGTCGTAAGCTAGTAGTCTGGAGAGCACTGCAAACCCTCACAGGCCCCAGGAAGCTGCTTTCCCTTTCCCCAGACCTTGAGCTGAACAG CTCAAACACCCACACCACTCTGAGCCCTGCATCCTGGAGTAGTGCCCAGAAGAGCATGGTCTGGCCCCAGAGGATGGTGAAGCCACTGGAAGAAAGAGGGCAAGAGAGCTTCTTCTGTGGCCCTCCTG AGAAGAGCTATGCACAGCTGGTGTTCATGTCCACCTCAGCGGGCAGCCTGTGGAACCTACATGCCATCCACTCCATGTGTCGCATGGAGCAGGATCAG ATCCGCTCCCACACCCACTTTGGGGCTCTGTGCCAGCGTACAGCAACCAACGAATGCTGCCCCAGCTGGTCTCTGGGCAACTATGTGGCCGTGCTCTCCAACCGCTCCTCCTGCCTGGACACTACTCAAGCAGACGCAGCCCACACACTGGCCCTGCTTCGGGCCTGTGCCCTCTACTACCACCGTGGTGTCCTGGTGCCATCTTGTCTAGGACCAGGACAGGACAAGCCCCCACGCTGTGCCCAGGTTCCCACCAAGTGCTCTCAGAGCAGTGCCATCTACCAACTTTTGCACTTCCTGCTGGACAGGGACTTTCTGAGTCCCCAGACTGCTGACTACCAGGTGCCCTCCCTCAAGTACAGCCTGCTCTTCCTGCCCACTCCAAAGGGTGCCTCCATGATGGGCATCTACCTGGACCGCCTAGCCACCCCCTGGGGGCTCTCTGACAATTACACATCCATCACTGGCATGGACCTGGGCCTCAAGCAGGAGCTGCTGAGGCACTACCTGGCCCAGGATACGGTGTACCCCTTGCTGGCCCTGGCTGCCATCTTCCTCAGCATCGCCCTTTACCTGCGCTCCCTCTTCCTCACGCTCATGGTGTTGCTAGGGTTGCTGGGCTCCCTGCTGGTGGCCTTCTTTCTTTACCGAATAGCCTTCCGCATGGCCTACTTCCCCTTCGTCAATCTGGCGGCCCTTGTCCTGCTCAGCAGCGTCTGCACCAACCACACCCTCATCTTCTTCGACCTCTGGCGCCTCAGCAAGAGCCAGCTGCCCTCCGCGGGGCTGGCGCAGCGCGTGGGCCGCACCATGCACCACTTCGGCTACCTGCTGCTGGTCTCCGGCCTCACGACCAGCGCCGCCTTCTACGCCAGCTACCTGAGCCGCCTCCCGGCCGTGCGCTGCTTCGCCCTCTACATGGGCACGGCTGTGTTGGCGCATCTGGCTCTCACGCTGGCCTGGCTGCCCTCCTCGGCGGTGCTCCACGAGCGCTACCTGGCGCGCGGCTGTGCGGCCCGGGCGCAGGGCCTGTGGGCCGGCAGCGCGCCCCGGCGGCTGGCGCTGGCGCTGCACCGGCGGCTCCGCGGTCTTCGCAGGGCGGCGGCCGGCACTTCACGCCTGCTCTTCCAGCGCCTCCTGCCCTGCGGCGTCATCAAGTTCCGCTACATCTGGATCTGCTGGTTTGCCGCGCTGGCTGCAGGGGGCGCTTACATCGCCGGCGTGAGCCCGCGCCTGCGGCTGCCCACCCTGCCGCCGCCACGCGGCCAGGTCTTCCGGCCCAGCCACCCCTTCGAGCGCTTTGACGCGGAGTACCGCCAGCAGTTCCTGTTTGAGCGGCTGCCTGAGGGTGAGGGTAGCCACTTGCCGGTAATCTTGGTTTGGGGCATCCTGCCTGTGGACACTGGGGACCCCCTGGACCCTCGCAGCAACAGCTCTCTGGTAAGTGACCCTGCCTTCTCCGCCAGCAGTCCTGAGGCTCAGCGCTGGCTGCTGGCACTCTGCCACGGAGCTCGGAATCAGAGTTTCTTTGGTGCTCAGCCAGAGGGCTGGCCCACATTGTGCTTCATGGAGGCCCTCCAGCACTGGATGGAGAGCCCCAGTTGTGCTCGTCTGGGGCCTAGCCTCTGCTGTGGCCACTCAGGCTTCCCCTGGGCACCCCAGTTTTTCCTGCACTGCCTCAAGATGATGACTCTGGAGCAAGGCCCAAATagcacctgggacctgggaccccgCTTCAACACCCAGGGCAGCCTGACTGCCCTGGTCCTCCAGTTCCAGACCAACTTCCAGTATAGTCCAGACTATAGCCAGGCCCACCACTTCTACACTGAGGTCAGCCTCTGGCTGACAGCGGAGCTGGGCACAGCACCTCCTGGCCTTCGCCAGGGTTGGTTCACTAGTCATCTGGAACTATACAGCCTGCAGCACAGCCTGAGCACCGAGCCTGCTCTGGTGCTGGGCCTGGCTCTGGCGCTGGCCTTTGCCACGCTGCTGCTGGGCACCTGGAACGTTCCACTTAGCCTGTTCTCTGTGGCAGCTGTGGCAGGCACAGTGCTCCTCACCGTGGGGCTCCTGGTTCTACTTGAGTGGCAGCTCAACACTGCCGAGGCTCTCTTTCTCTCCGCCTCTGTTGGCCTCTCGGTAGATTTTACTGTCAACTACTGTATCTCCTATCACCTGTGTCCTCACCCGGACCGCCTGAGCCGTGTGGCCTTCTCACTGCGCCAGACCAGCTGTGCCACAGCTGTGGGGGCTGCAGCCCTGTTTGCGGCTGGTGTGCTCATGCTGCCTGCCACTGTGCTGCTCTATCGGAAGCTGGGCATTGTCCTCATGATGGTCAAGTGTGTCAGCTGTGGTTTTGCCAGCTTCTTCTTCCAGTCTCTCTGCTGTTTTTTCGGACCAGAGAAGAACTGTGGGCAAATCCTCTGGCCCTGTGCCCACCTGCCGTGGGATGCCGGAACTGGGAAGCCAGGTGGGGAGAAGGCAGGCCGCCCACGACCAGGGCCAGTAGGAGGGCCGCCCGGGTCCAGCTCAGAGCAGTATGAGCTACAGCCCCTGGCAAGGCGCCGGAGCCCCAGCTTTGACACCAGCACAGCCACCAGCAAGCTGTCCCACAGGCCCTCAGTGCTCTCTGAGGATCTACAACTGCACGATGGCCCCTGCTGTCCCCGGCCCCCACTGGCCTCTGCCTCCCCAAGGGAGCTGTTCCTGGACCACCAGGCAGTCTTCAGCCAGTGCCCAGCCCTGCAGACCTCCTCCCCTTATAAGCAGGCTGGCCCTAGCCCCAAATCCCAAGCCAAGCAGGACTCCCAAGGGCAGAAGGCCGAGCCTGTGCAGGCCTCACCAGAATCCCCAGCCCACACCCCCAAGCCCAAGGCTGCAGAACTGCCTGATTGCCTCTGCTCCTCAGCCAGCACCCTGGAGGGGCTCAGCGTCTCTGATGAGACCTGCCTAAGCACCTCGGAGCCCAGTGCCCGTGTGCCAGATTCCATGGGTGCCTCCCCAGAGGACCTGGATGAAACTGAGCAGTCAGTACCTGGACGTGGCCAGCTGAATGGGAAGCGGGACACCCTGTGGCTGGCACTGAAGGAGACTGTGTACGATCCATCACTACCTGCCTCCCACCAGAGCAGCTCCTCCTGGAAGGGCCGTGGGGGCGCAGGGGATGGCAGCCCTGTGGTGCTGCCCAACAGCCAGCCAGATCTGCCAGATGTTTGGCTGCGCAGGCCCAGCACCCACACTTCAGGCTATAGTAGTTGA